A DNA window from Sulfitobacter noctilucicola contains the following coding sequences:
- a CDS encoding GNAT family N-acetyltransferase, with protein sequence MTFTLQTDRLVLRPFCSADSPWVAEALQDVDVAQWIPLLPYPYGIDDGRAFVELQAGPQADALAVIHGETPVGCITKATELGYWFHKSAWGQGFATEAARAVVAHHFNSADARMTSGYMIDNSRSQRVLSKLGFTPTETVERLSTAVGEMRTIQRMELSRANWVTHA encoded by the coding sequence ATGACCTTCACTTTGCAAACCGACCGTCTGGTTCTCCGCCCTTTTTGCAGTGCTGACAGCCCTTGGGTTGCCGAAGCGCTTCAAGATGTGGATGTCGCCCAGTGGATACCATTGCTGCCTTATCCTTACGGCATTGATGACGGACGTGCCTTTGTCGAATTGCAGGCCGGCCCGCAGGCAGATGCATTGGCGGTGATCCATGGTGAGACTCCCGTCGGCTGCATTACAAAGGCCACTGAGCTTGGCTATTGGTTCCACAAAAGCGCTTGGGGGCAGGGTTTCGCGACGGAGGCGGCGCGGGCCGTTGTGGCGCACCATTTTAACTCGGCTGACGCCCGTATGACGTCGGGCTATATGATCGACAACTCCCGCTCACAGCGCGTTTTGTCAAAGCTTGGCTTCACTCCGACCGAAACGGTGGAACGGCTGTCTACGGCGGTGGGCGAAATGAGGACCATCCAGCGGATGGAATTGTCGCGGGCAAATTGGGTGACCCACGCATGA